The proteins below come from a single Leptotrichia sp. oral taxon 223 genomic window:
- a CDS encoding Rrf2 family transcriptional regulator: protein MQISSRFTIALHIFACVEVFKDEYKITSDFLAGSINTNPVIIRKILTKLKSAGLITVARGTGGIEVTKPLKEITFYDVYVAIEPLEDNELFNFHKNPNPECPVGKNIHKLLDRKLETIQKVMEDEMKKYTLEGLKDEMQEILGKKD from the coding sequence ATGCAGATATCAAGTAGATTTACGATAGCACTACATATTTTTGCTTGTGTAGAGGTATTTAAAGATGAGTACAAAATTACAAGTGATTTTCTTGCTGGGAGTATAAATACAAATCCTGTTATTATAAGAAAAATTTTGACAAAATTAAAAAGTGCGGGATTGATAACAGTTGCAAGAGGAACTGGAGGAATTGAAGTGACAAAACCTCTAAAGGAAATAACATTTTATGATGTATATGTGGCAATAGAACCATTGGAAGATAATGAATTGTTTAATTTTCATAAAAATCCGAATCCAGAATGTCCTGTGGGAAAAAATATTCATAAATTGCTTGACAGAAAACTTGAAACAATACAGAAGGTTATGGAAGATGAAATGAAAAAATATACACTGGAAGGTCTTAAAGATGAGATGCAGGAGATTTTAGGAAAAAAAGACTAA
- a CDS encoding protein-ADP-ribose hydrolase has translation MEKNKEQEKRLDYLLEEFKADSVEYKDIEVPEDINGKRCILRSLMNVRMPKKMSDSVLKVQDEYLSVCAEEKGIVQLSDIPVTKGNISIWQGDITRLEVDVIVNAANSQMLGCFIPMHMCIDNQIHTYAGVQLREECSHKMKELRAKYGSHYEQPTSVPMITNAYNLPAKNVIHVVGPIVRNRLTAELEQELADCYTNVLNMCLENNLKSVAFCCISTGVFRFPNKRAAEIAVDTVQKWLVENPNAMERVIFNVFKEEDKKYYEEILQ, from the coding sequence ATGGAAAAGAATAAAGAGCAGGAAAAAAGGCTTGATTATCTTTTAGAAGAGTTCAAAGCTGATTCAGTTGAATATAAAGATATAGAAGTTCCAGAAGATATAAATGGAAAACGTTGTATTTTAAGGTCTTTAATGAATGTCCGTATGCCTAAGAAAATGTCAGATTCAGTATTGAAGGTACAAGATGAATATTTATCTGTCTGTGCTGAGGAAAAAGGTATTGTCCAGCTTTCAGATATTCCTGTAACTAAAGGGAATATTTCTATATGGCAGGGAGATATTACAAGGCTTGAAGTGGATGTCATAGTAAATGCGGCAAATTCTCAAATGTTAGGATGTTTTATACCGATGCACATGTGCATTGATAACCAGATTCATACTTATGCAGGAGTACAGCTTAGGGAAGAATGCAGTCATAAAATGAAGGAATTAAGGGCAAAATATGGAAGTCATTACGAGCAGCCAACATCTGTTCCTATGATTACAAATGCCTACAATCTTCCTGCAAAAAATGTAATTCATGTAGTCGGTCCAATAGTAAGAAATAGACTGACAGCAGAATTAGAACAGGAATTGGCAGATTGCTATACAAACGTTTTAAATATGTGTCTGGAAAATAATTTGAAAAGTGTAGCATTTTGCTGTATTTCGACTGGAGTATTTCGTTTTCCGAATAAAAGGGCGGCAGAAATTGCTGTGGATACAGTACAAAAATGGTTAGTGGAAAATCCAAATGCTATGGAAAGGGTGATTTTTAATGTTTTTAAAGAGGAAGATAAAAAATATTATGAAGAAATCTTACAGTAG
- a CDS encoding TMEM175 family protein, with the protein MKKDRLVGFFDGVIAIIMTVLVLELPKIKGTTLAAIWENRVNYFAYITTFILFVIFWDTHHMIFDKVEKINSKIVKIQMLLLFLNTLFPYITLWVSENPYSYLVECVYIFFLLGENIIYSWLCNELVKADSENIKLKKTVISLKRHKITTILQISSFIIGLFNPMLMLVIGFISLSIWYIPMPKLKKKKY; encoded by the coding sequence ATGAAAAAAGACAGATTAGTAGGCTTTTTTGATGGAGTTATAGCGATTATAATGACAGTCTTAGTATTGGAGCTGCCTAAAATAAAAGGCACAACATTGGCAGCCATTTGGGAAAATAGAGTAAATTATTTTGCATATATAACGACATTTATACTGTTTGTAATATTTTGGGATACTCATCATATGATATTTGACAAGGTTGAGAAAATAAATTCTAAAATAGTTAAAATACAGATGCTTTTATTGTTTTTGAATACGCTGTTTCCATATATAACATTGTGGGTTTCTGAAAATCCTTACAGCTATTTGGTGGAATGTGTATATATATTTTTTCTGTTGGGAGAGAATATCATTTATTCGTGGCTTTGTAATGAACTTGTGAAGGCAGATTCCGAAAATATAAAGCTAAAGAAAACAGTAATAAGTCTTAAAAGACACAAAATAACAACGATTTTACAAATTTCTTCTTTTATAATAGGTCTATTTAATCCAATGCTTATGCTAGTAATAGGATTTATTTCATTGTCAATATGGTATATTCCAATGCCTAAACTGAAAAAAAAGAAATATTAA
- a CDS encoding YjjG family noncanonical pyrimidine nucleotidase, with the protein MNYKLVLIDLDDTLFDYPKTEKEAFRRTFEELGFFAESELGQKKKEEIYEKIKDRYKDVNLQLWKDLEKGAVDKDRLKVVRFEKIIEEFDLKYNPYKMSELYLKKLGEGIFPFEATEKLCEYLHSKYKVGIVTNGIKEVQYPRIENSVIAKYIDKIIISDEVGVNKPDKRIFEYAINYFQIMDKAEVIMIGDSLGADIKGGQNAEIDTCWVNLRNNVNDAGIIPKYEIGNLEELFEIL; encoded by the coding sequence ATGAACTACAAACTTGTATTAATAGACTTGGATGACACACTTTTTGATTATCCAAAAACTGAAAAAGAGGCATTTAGGAGAACGTTTGAAGAATTGGGATTTTTTGCAGAAAGTGAATTGGGGCAGAAGAAAAAAGAAGAAATTTATGAGAAGATAAAAGATAGATATAAAGATGTGAATTTGCAGTTGTGGAAGGATTTGGAAAAAGGGGCTGTGGATAAGGATAGATTAAAGGTTGTGAGATTTGAAAAAATAATTGAGGAATTTGATTTGAAATATAATCCGTACAAAATGAGCGAGCTTTACTTGAAAAAACTGGGAGAAGGGATTTTTCCTTTTGAAGCAACTGAAAAACTATGTGAATATTTACATTCAAAATATAAAGTCGGAATTGTAACTAATGGTATAAAGGAAGTCCAGTATCCAAGAATAGAAAATTCTGTAATTGCAAAATACATTGATAAAATCATTATTTCCGATGAAGTTGGAGTAAATAAGCCTGATAAACGAATATTTGAATATGCAATAAATTATTTTCAAATAATGGACAAAGCCGAAGTTATAATGATAGGTGATTCATTAGGAGCAGATATAAAGGGAGGACAAAACGCTGAAATTGATACTTGCTGGGTAAATTTACGAAATAATGTAAATGATGCTGGAATAATTCCCAAATATGAAATAGGCAACCTGGAAGAATTATTTGAAATATTATAA